The proteins below are encoded in one region of Pseudonocardia sp. DSM 110487:
- a CDS encoding isocitrate lyase/phosphoenolpyruvate mutase family protein, whose product MGTESTERVAAGTELADRLRTLHVPGKPLILPNVWDAAGARAVVAAGFPAVATASAAIAPTLGYDDHENTPPDEMFAAVARIAAAVDVPVTADIERGYRLPAEEIAARLLATGAVGCNLEDSDARTGELVQVGEQAQLLAGVRAAAPELVINARVDVFLHGSGSREERIAEAVRRGKAYADAGADCVYPLVVDGLDLAVARALVDEIGVPVNFAYLPGGPSLTELVEAGVARISFGPGLFRLLHGHLEAALRTIAAGGDPYSR is encoded by the coding sequence ATGGGGACCGAATCGACCGAACGAGTCGCCGCCGGGACGGAACTGGCCGACCGGCTGCGCACGCTGCACGTGCCGGGCAAGCCGCTGATCCTGCCGAACGTGTGGGACGCCGCCGGAGCTCGCGCGGTGGTGGCGGCCGGCTTCCCCGCCGTCGCCACCGCAAGCGCCGCGATCGCCCCGACTCTCGGCTACGACGACCACGAGAACACGCCGCCGGACGAGATGTTCGCAGCCGTGGCCCGGATCGCTGCGGCCGTGGACGTTCCGGTGACCGCCGACATCGAACGCGGCTACCGGCTGCCCGCCGAAGAGATCGCCGCCCGGCTGCTCGCCACCGGCGCGGTCGGCTGCAACCTGGAGGACTCCGACGCCCGGACCGGCGAGCTCGTGCAGGTCGGGGAACAGGCGCAGCTGCTCGCAGGCGTCCGGGCGGCCGCCCCCGAACTGGTGATCAACGCCAGGGTGGACGTGTTCCTGCACGGTTCAGGATCGCGCGAGGAACGAATCGCCGAGGCGGTGCGCCGCGGAAAGGCGTACGCCGATGCCGGCGCCGACTGCGTCTACCCGCTCGTGGTCGACGGGTTGGACCTCGCCGTGGCTCGGGCACTCGTCGACGAGATCGGCGTGCCGGTCAACTTCGCGTACCTGCCGGGCGGGCCATCGCTCACCGAACTCGTCGAGGCCGGGGTCGCGCGGATCAGCTTCGGGCCGGGGCTGTTCCGGCTGCTGCACGGCCACCTCGAAGCCGCGCTCCGCACCATCGCGGCAGGCGGCGATCCCTACTCGCGGTGA
- a CDS encoding aminotransferase class I/II-fold pyridoxal phosphate-dependent enzyme, translating into MGQCARRSRPAPRLRPGRTRPGRSRAGLERALRAAVREGRLAPGTRLPPTRVLAGELGVARGTVTAAYDQLVAEGYLSARRGAGTVIADMPVPSGNRAERRTRAVPPVPPVRHDLMPGRPDVSAFPVQAWLRAARTVLPRVETAAFAIGDPRGRPELRSALAEYLGRTRGVITDPDRIVITSGFMQALRLIARVLHDRGCAAIAMEDPCLPIHREVVCRAGPGIVPRSA; encoded by the coding sequence GTGGGCCAATGTGCGAGGCGGTCTCGACCTGCACCTCGACTTCGACCCGGCCGGACGCGGCCGGGTCGAAGTCGAGCCGGGCTGGAACGCGCGCTGCGGGCAGCGGTCCGGGAGGGCCGCCTGGCACCCGGCACCCGGCTGCCGCCGACCCGTGTCCTCGCCGGGGAGCTCGGGGTGGCCCGCGGCACTGTCACCGCGGCCTATGACCAGCTCGTCGCGGAGGGGTACCTGTCCGCGCGGCGCGGGGCCGGCACCGTGATCGCCGACATGCCCGTCCCTTCCGGGAATCGCGCGGAACGCCGGACGAGGGCCGTCCCGCCGGTGCCGCCGGTTCGGCACGACCTGATGCCGGGACGGCCGGACGTCTCGGCGTTCCCGGTGCAGGCGTGGCTGCGCGCCGCGCGCACCGTGCTGCCCCGCGTGGAGACGGCGGCGTTCGCGATCGGCGACCCGAGGGGGCGCCCAGAGCTGCGCTCGGCGCTCGCCGAGTACCTGGGCCGTACCCGGGGCGTCATCACCGACCCGGACAGGATTGTGATCACGTCCGGTTTCATGCAGGCGCTCAGGTTGATCGCGCGGGTCCTTCACGACCGCGGGTGCGCGGCCATCGCAATGGAGGACCCGTGCCTGCCGATCCACCGGGAGGTCGTGTGCCGCGCCGGGCCAGGAATCGTGCCGAGGTCCGCGTAA
- a CDS encoding DivIVA domain-containing protein has translation MPLTPADVHNVAFSKPPIGKRGYNEDEVDAFLDLVEAELARLIEENEDLREQVSQLEQRLGNAQADLEEARSRPAAMSAVSPPTQQIQRQEPPQRPSFGDAAEGGDSHVQVAKVLSMAQEMAERLTAEAKSEADAMLTDSRTKSEQLLSEARAKSDGLVNDARARAETMLNDARTRAETLERQSRDKAATLVGDAERKQAEIIGTITRDKSVLEKKIDELRTFEREYRTRLKTYLESQLRDLGERGSAAPSDSRSSSNGGYASTGYGQRADAGS, from the coding sequence ATGCCGCTGACGCCCGCCGACGTCCACAACGTCGCGTTCAGCAAGCCCCCGATCGGGAAGCGGGGGTACAACGAGGACGAGGTCGACGCGTTCCTTGACCTGGTCGAGGCCGAGCTGGCTCGCCTGATCGAGGAGAACGAGGACCTGCGCGAGCAGGTCTCTCAGCTCGAGCAGCGCCTCGGGAACGCGCAGGCCGACCTGGAGGAGGCCCGCTCGCGGCCTGCTGCGATGAGTGCGGTGTCGCCGCCAACTCAGCAGATCCAGCGGCAGGAGCCACCACAGCGCCCGTCGTTCGGTGACGCCGCTGAAGGTGGCGACAGCCACGTCCAGGTCGCGAAGGTCCTGAGCATGGCCCAGGAGATGGCAGAGCGGCTCACCGCCGAGGCCAAGTCCGAGGCCGACGCGATGCTCACGGACTCGCGCACCAAGTCCGAACAGCTCCTGTCGGAGGCCCGCGCCAAGTCCGACGGCCTCGTCAACGACGCCCGTGCCAGGGCCGAGACGATGCTCAACGACGCGCGCACCCGGGCCGAGACCCTCGAGCGCCAGTCGCGCGACAAGGCCGCCACGCTGGTCGGTGACGCCGAGCGCAAGCAGGCCGAGATCATCGGCACGATCACGCGCGACAAGTCGGTGCTCGAGAAGAAGATCGACGAGCTACGCACGTTCGAGCGCGAGTACCGCACCCGACTCAAGACGTACCTGGAGTCGCAGCTACGCGACCTCGGGGAGCGTGGCTCCGCCGCGCCGTCCGACAGCCGGTCCAGCTCGAACGGCGGATACGCCTCCACCGGCTACGGCCAGCGCGCCGACGCCGGGAGCTGA
- a CDS encoding YggT family protein — MPLVIQFVLYYLLFFFWLLLVGRIVVELVRSFARQWVPVGPSAVALELIFTATDPPVKLLRRVIPVLRIGGVGLDLSIMVLLLVVFILMNVAQPTPL; from the coding sequence GTGCCCCTCGTCATCCAGTTCGTCCTCTACTACCTGCTGTTCTTCTTCTGGCTGCTGCTCGTGGGCCGGATCGTGGTGGAGCTCGTGCGCAGTTTCGCGCGCCAGTGGGTGCCGGTGGGTCCCAGTGCCGTCGCTCTCGAGCTGATCTTCACAGCAACCGACCCGCCTGTGAAGTTGTTGCGGAGAGTGATCCCCGTCCTCCGGATCGGCGGCGTTGGACTGGACCTGTCGATTATGGTTCTACTGCTGGTGGTGTTCATACTGATGAACGTTGCCCAGCCGACGCCGTTGTGA
- a CDS encoding cell division protein SepF: MGAMYRLKAYFGMVPAEELGEYADEPLADRYPEPRRSSRDYANDRWDDRFTYEDDSDQARRDRYDDEWDRRPARPVVADRPVGRGPAGVASPVRGALAMDPDLQEPPLRSVSSVPTAVPEQRERPATGAAALSRITTLQPRSYRDARTIGERYRSGVPVIMNLTELEAAEAKRLVDFAAGLVFALHGGFDKVTNRVFLLTPADVEVSADDARMLAQRSVSGGGTDPDRGFRGE; this comes from the coding sequence ATGGGCGCGATGTACCGGCTCAAGGCCTACTTCGGCATGGTGCCCGCCGAGGAGCTGGGCGAGTACGCCGACGAACCCCTTGCCGACCGCTACCCGGAGCCCCGGCGCTCGTCGCGCGACTACGCGAACGACCGCTGGGACGACCGCTTCACCTACGAGGACGACTCCGACCAGGCCCGGCGCGATCGCTACGACGACGAGTGGGACCGCCGCCCGGCGCGTCCGGTCGTCGCCGACCGGCCGGTGGGCCGTGGTCCCGCCGGCGTCGCCTCCCCGGTTCGCGGAGCGCTCGCCATGGACCCTGACCTGCAGGAACCGCCGCTCCGGTCGGTGAGCTCGGTGCCGACCGCCGTGCCCGAGCAGCGCGAGCGTCCCGCCACCGGTGCCGCCGCGCTGAGCCGCATCACCACGCTGCAGCCCCGCAGCTACCGGGACGCGCGCACGATCGGCGAGCGGTACCGCAGCGGCGTCCCGGTGATCATGAACCTCACGGAGCTCGAGGCGGCGGAGGCCAAGCGGCTCGTCGACTTCGCGGCCGGCCTCGTGTTCGCCCTGCACGGCGGGTTCGACAAGGTCACCAACCGGGTGTTCTTGCTGACACCCGCCGACGTCGAGGTGTCGGCGGACGACGCGCGGATGCTCGCCCAGCGGAGTGTTTCCGGCGGGGGTACCGACCCCGACCGTGGCTTCCGGGGCGAGTGA
- a CDS encoding YggS family pyridoxal phosphate-dependent enzyme → MVPVDRREEFARRLDAVRKRIDAACVAAGRAPGSVELLAVTKTVPAEDVATLLDLGLTAFAENRVQEAEAKAAAVAELRPEARARWHLVGSLQRNKARSVVHWADRVESVDSIRLADALDAAVRRHRETGGRTDRLPILLQYSVDGDPLRGGVPRADLIRLAEHVVSCAGLRLAGLMAVAPLGADPDAAFADVAAAAAALRDRFPQATVLSAGMSADLEAAIRHGSSLVRVGTALVGERPLTSR, encoded by the coding sequence ATGGTGCCCGTGGATCGACGTGAGGAGTTCGCGCGGCGGCTCGACGCAGTCCGGAAGCGGATCGACGCGGCGTGTGTCGCCGCCGGTCGCGCGCCGGGCTCGGTCGAGCTTCTCGCCGTGACCAAGACGGTGCCGGCCGAGGACGTCGCGACACTGCTGGACCTCGGGCTCACCGCGTTCGCGGAGAACCGCGTGCAGGAGGCGGAGGCGAAGGCCGCCGCGGTGGCCGAGCTGCGTCCGGAGGCGCGTGCGCGCTGGCATCTCGTCGGGAGCCTGCAGCGGAACAAGGCGAGGTCGGTGGTGCACTGGGCCGATCGGGTGGAGTCGGTGGATTCCATCCGGCTGGCGGACGCTTTGGATGCGGCCGTACGGCGCCACCGGGAGACCGGTGGGCGCACCGATCGGTTACCGATTCTGCTGCAGTACAGCGTCGACGGTGACCCACTGCGAGGAGGCGTGCCCCGGGCGGACCTGATCCGGCTCGCCGAACACGTCGTCTCGTGCGCCGGGCTGCGTCTCGCCGGGCTGATGGCGGTGGCCCCGCTCGGCGCCGATCCGGACGCCGCGTTCGCGGACGTCGCCGCCGCGGCGGCCGCGCTTCGTGATCGGTTTCCGCAGGCCACGGTCCTCTCCGCCGGGATGAGCGCCGATCTGGAGGCCGCGATCCGGCACGGATCGAGCCTCGTGCGTGTCGGAACGGCTCTTGTGGGGGAACGACCGTTAACCTCGCGGTGA
- the pgeF gene encoding peptidoglycan editing factor PgeF, producing the protein MVSTRAGGRSRGDYASFNLSALVGDDPAAVAANRERLRRELGVPVVFLEQVHGTRVATIDTVPAPDTPDVPATDAVVTALPGVGIAVLAADCVPVLLADPGAGVVGAAHAGRSGAAAGIVPATVVAMEALGARRNALEVLLGPAICGGCYEVPAEMRAEVDALLPGSAVRTRRGTPGLDLRAGLYHQLTELGVARIGGDPRCTRETPELYSHRRDPRSGRQAAITWLDPR; encoded by the coding sequence GTGGTGAGCACCCGGGCGGGCGGCCGCTCCCGCGGCGACTACGCCTCGTTCAACCTCTCCGCGCTCGTCGGGGACGACCCCGCCGCAGTCGCCGCCAACCGCGAGCGGCTGCGGCGCGAGCTGGGCGTTCCGGTCGTGTTCCTGGAGCAGGTGCACGGCACCCGGGTGGCCACCATCGACACGGTGCCCGCTCCCGACACGCCCGACGTGCCCGCAACGGACGCGGTCGTCACCGCCCTGCCCGGGGTGGGCATTGCCGTGCTGGCGGCCGACTGCGTGCCGGTGCTGCTGGCCGACCCCGGCGCCGGGGTCGTGGGGGCGGCCCACGCCGGACGCTCAGGGGCCGCCGCCGGGATCGTGCCCGCCACCGTCGTCGCCATGGAGGCGCTCGGTGCCCGCCGGAACGCCCTCGAGGTGTTGCTGGGCCCGGCGATCTGCGGCGGCTGCTACGAGGTGCCCGCCGAGATGCGCGCCGAGGTGGACGCGCTGCTGCCCGGCAGCGCCGTGCGCACCCGGCGGGGCACGCCGGGGTTGGACCTGCGCGCCGGCCTCTACCACCAGCTCACCGAGCTGGGCGTGGCCCGCATCGGCGGCGACCCGCGCTGCACGCGCGAGACCCCGGAGCTGTACAGCCACCGCCGCGACCCGCGCAGTGGCCGCCAGGCGGCGATCACCTGGCTCGACCCGAGGTGA
- the ftsZ gene encoding cell division protein FtsZ: MTPPHNYLAVIKVVGIGGGGVNAVNRMIEVGLKGVEFIAVNTDAQALLMSDADVKLDIGRELTRGLGAGANPEVGRKAAEDHREEIEEVLKGADMVFVTAGEGGGTGTGGAPVVASIARKLGALTIGVVTRPFTFEGRRRAGQAEDGITSLRNECDTLIVIPNDRLLQLGDVGVSLMDAFRSADEVLLSGVQGITNLITTPGLINLDFADVKSVMSGAGSALMGIGSSRGEGRAVQAAGKAINSPLLEASMDGAQGVLLSIAGGSDLGLFEINEAASLVQEAAHPEANIIFGTVIDDSLGDEVRVTVIAAGFEAGGPTHKKLEPSAFKSQEKASSGVIAAGVSGTTSSGNGGAPAGGNGSPPASNPANAPATPPTSAPAASTPQPTTPSTAAQSGNGAGYGSAAAQSAPYTSGRAPVTSQPSAPATPNQAGTLPPAAPANGGYTHSQRQPDTQRREPGYEQPVPEPQRPHVSERSTAHLYTQPVDVTDLDDDVDVPPFMKR, from the coding sequence ATGACGCCCCCGCACAACTACCTGGCCGTGATAAAGGTCGTCGGCATCGGTGGCGGCGGCGTCAACGCCGTCAACCGCATGATCGAGGTCGGCCTGAAGGGCGTCGAGTTCATCGCGGTGAACACGGACGCGCAGGCCCTCCTGATGTCCGACGCCGACGTCAAGCTCGACATCGGCCGGGAGCTCACCCGCGGCCTCGGTGCCGGCGCCAACCCCGAGGTCGGCCGCAAGGCCGCCGAGGACCACCGCGAGGAGATCGAGGAGGTCCTCAAGGGGGCCGACATGGTCTTCGTCACCGCCGGCGAGGGCGGCGGCACCGGCACCGGCGGCGCACCCGTTGTCGCGTCGATCGCGCGCAAGCTCGGCGCGCTCACGATCGGCGTCGTCACGCGACCGTTCACCTTCGAGGGCCGCCGCAGGGCGGGGCAGGCCGAGGACGGCATCACCTCCCTACGCAACGAGTGCGACACGCTGATCGTCATCCCCAACGACCGGCTGCTGCAGCTGGGCGACGTGGGCGTCTCGCTGATGGACGCGTTCCGCTCTGCCGACGAGGTGCTGCTCTCCGGTGTGCAGGGCATCACGAACCTGATCACGACCCCTGGTCTGATCAACCTCGACTTCGCCGACGTCAAGTCGGTCATGTCCGGGGCGGGCAGCGCCCTGATGGGCATCGGTTCGTCGCGCGGGGAGGGCCGGGCCGTGCAGGCCGCGGGCAAGGCGATCAACTCGCCGCTGCTCGAGGCGTCGATGGACGGCGCGCAAGGTGTGCTGCTGTCCATCGCGGGCGGCTCCGACCTCGGGCTCTTCGAGATCAACGAGGCCGCCTCGCTCGTGCAGGAGGCCGCGCACCCCGAGGCCAACATCATCTTCGGAACGGTGATCGACGACTCGCTCGGCGACGAGGTCCGCGTCACGGTCATCGCCGCGGGCTTCGAGGCGGGCGGGCCCACGCACAAGAAGCTCGAACCCAGCGCGTTCAAGTCGCAGGAGAAGGCCTCGTCCGGCGTGATCGCCGCCGGCGTGAGCGGCACCACGTCGTCCGGGAACGGTGGCGCCCCCGCCGGGGGGAACGGCTCACCGCCGGCGTCCAACCCGGCCAACGCGCCCGCGACCCCGCCGACCTCGGCGCCCGCGGCGAGCACCCCGCAGCCGACCACACCGTCGACCGCCGCCCAGAGCGGCAACGGCGCCGGCTACGGTTCGGCCGCCGCGCAGTCCGCCCCCTACACCAGCGGACGCGCGCCCGTCACGAGCCAGCCGTCGGCCCCGGCCACCCCGAACCAGGCAGGCACCCTCCCGCCTGCCGCCCCTGCCAACGGCGGGTACACCCACTCCCAGCGCCAGCCGGACACCCAGCGCCGCGAGCCCGGGTACGAGCAGCCGGTGCCCGAGCCGCAGCGTCCGCACGTGTCGGAACGCTCCACGGCTCACCTCTACACGCAGCCGGTGGACGTCACGGACCTCGATGACGACGTGGACGTGCCGCCGTTCATGAAGAGGTGA
- a CDS encoding cell division protein FtsQ/DivIB, producing the protein MSKARYRRRRLAALLVGLVLFVGLGFGVRVLLYDVGLFEVEAVEVTGVATVPQADVIAAAAVPAGIPLAAVDTEAVATRVAALPPVESVYVGRSWPHTVTVTVTERIPVATVSTSQGPALVDRSGVVYRGAPAPGVPRLTTTPRTGDPATLAAVAVLTSLSDSLRAQVETAGASVVAPGAPGQVTLRLADGKEIRWGTPDRAEEKVVVLAALLTQPGTVYDVTSPDLPTVRR; encoded by the coding sequence GTGTCGAAGGCGCGCTACCGGCGCCGCCGCCTCGCCGCCCTGCTGGTCGGGCTGGTGCTCTTCGTCGGCCTCGGCTTCGGTGTTCGGGTGCTGCTCTACGACGTGGGCCTGTTCGAGGTCGAGGCGGTGGAGGTCACCGGCGTCGCCACGGTGCCGCAGGCCGATGTCATCGCTGCTGCCGCCGTGCCGGCGGGGATCCCGCTCGCCGCAGTCGACACGGAGGCCGTGGCCACGCGCGTGGCGGCACTGCCCCCTGTCGAGTCGGTGTACGTCGGGAGGTCGTGGCCGCACACGGTCACGGTCACGGTCACGGAACGGATTCCGGTGGCGACCGTCTCGACGTCCCAGGGGCCTGCGCTCGTCGACCGTTCCGGCGTCGTGTACCGGGGCGCACCCGCGCCCGGCGTGCCCCGGCTGACGACCACGCCGCGCACCGGCGACCCGGCGACTCTCGCGGCAGTGGCGGTGCTCACGTCCCTTTCCGACTCCCTGCGCGCGCAGGTCGAGACCGCGGGCGCAAGCGTCGTGGCCCCCGGCGCTCCCGGCCAGGTCACGCTGCGCCTCGCCGACGGCAAGGAGATCCGCTGGGGCACGCCGGACCGGGCGGAGGAGAAGGTCGTCGTCCTCGCCGCGCTGCTCACGCAGCCCGGCACGGTCTACGACGTGACGAGCCCGGACCTCCCGACCGTCCGCCGCTGA
- the murC gene encoding UDP-N-acetylmuramate--L-alanine ligase → MSEPARESVLEKRVHLIGIGGAGMSGIARILLARGTAVSGSDAKDSRTVLALRALGADVAVGHDAAHLPEPPATVVVSSAIRESNPELAAARERGLPVVHRAQALAALTEGRRLAAVTGTAGKTSTTSMLTVALQHCGLDPSFAIGGDLAASGSGAHEGSGDVFVVEADESDASFLAFSPTVAVVTNVEADHLDHYGSAEAYVAAFDEFLGRILPGGVLVTCLDDPGAAALASRAEARGIRVRRYGRDAVADARLVDFRPDGTGARIVLHHEGHEHILRLAVPGEHMALNALGALLAGVELGAGADALLAGLAAFDGVRRRFEFRGRAAGVAVYDDYAHHPSKVAAQLRAARQVVDGHGRVVVAFQPHLYSRTRDFAAAFGEALGIADEVVVLDVFGAREDPQPGVSGALIADAVPLPRDRVRFVPRWEEVPAVVAGIATAGDLVVTMGAGDVTVLAPEILLELEKREP, encoded by the coding sequence ATGAGCGAGCCTGCGCGCGAATCAGTGCTCGAGAAGCGCGTACACCTGATCGGGATCGGTGGCGCCGGGATGAGCGGCATCGCGCGGATCCTGCTGGCCAGGGGAACCGCGGTGTCCGGGTCGGACGCGAAGGACTCCCGCACCGTGCTGGCGCTGCGCGCGCTCGGCGCGGACGTCGCCGTCGGGCACGACGCGGCGCACCTGCCGGAGCCGCCCGCAACGGTGGTGGTGTCGTCCGCGATCCGCGAGAGCAACCCGGAGCTCGCCGCCGCCCGCGAGCGCGGCCTGCCGGTCGTGCACCGCGCGCAGGCGCTCGCCGCGCTGACCGAGGGGCGGCGGCTCGCCGCCGTCACCGGCACGGCTGGCAAGACGTCCACCACGTCGATGCTCACCGTCGCGCTGCAGCACTGCGGGCTCGACCCGTCGTTCGCGATCGGCGGCGACCTGGCCGCATCCGGGTCCGGTGCGCACGAGGGCAGCGGCGACGTGTTCGTCGTGGAGGCCGACGAGAGCGACGCGTCGTTCCTCGCGTTCTCGCCCACGGTCGCGGTGGTGACCAACGTGGAGGCCGATCACCTCGACCACTACGGAAGCGCCGAGGCCTACGTCGCCGCGTTCGACGAGTTCCTCGGCCGGATCCTGCCCGGCGGCGTGCTGGTGACCTGCCTGGACGACCCGGGCGCCGCGGCTCTCGCGTCCCGCGCCGAGGCGCGGGGCATCCGGGTGCGCCGCTACGGGCGCGACGCCGTGGCGGACGCGCGGCTCGTCGACTTCCGCCCCGACGGCACCGGCGCCCGGATCGTGCTCCACCACGAGGGCCACGAGCACATCCTGCGGCTCGCCGTACCGGGGGAGCACATGGCGCTCAACGCGCTGGGCGCGCTGCTCGCGGGCGTCGAGCTGGGGGCGGGCGCCGACGCGCTGCTCGCGGGGCTCGCCGCGTTCGACGGTGTGCGGCGGCGGTTCGAGTTCCGCGGCCGGGCCGCGGGCGTTGCGGTGTACGACGACTACGCCCACCACCCGAGCAAGGTCGCGGCCCAGCTGCGGGCCGCGCGCCAGGTGGTCGACGGGCACGGCCGCGTCGTGGTGGCGTTCCAGCCGCACCTCTACTCCCGCACCCGCGACTTCGCCGCCGCGTTCGGCGAGGCGCTCGGGATCGCCGACGAGGTGGTCGTCCTCGACGTCTTCGGCGCTCGGGAGGACCCGCAGCCGGGGGTGAGCGGAGCACTGATCGCCGACGCCGTGCCGCTGCCACGCGACCGTGTGCGGTTCGTGCCCCGCTGGGAGGAGGTGCCCGCCGTCGTGGCCGGGATCGCCACGGCGGGCGACCTCGTCGTCACGATGGGCGCCGGTGACGTCACCGTGCTGGCGCCGGAGATCCTCCTGGAGCTGGAGAAGCGGGAGCCGTGA
- the murG gene encoding undecaprenyldiphospho-muramoylpentapeptide beta-N-acetylglucosaminyltransferase, which produces MTGPSIVVAGGGSGGHIEPALAFADAVRALRPDARITALGTEKGLDTTLIPARGYPLELIPPVPLPRKPSADLLRLPGKVRRAVTRVREVLTGVGAQAVVGFGGYVALPAYLGARGRVPIVVHEANARAGLANKVGARFADIVAVAVPGSGLPGERVVGMPLRRSITALDRPSLRPQARKFFGLQPHGPVLLVFGGSLGARTLNTAVAAALPELLRAGIAVLHAHGKGGEPAPPARGYVGVPYIERMDLAYAAADAVLCRAGATTVAEVSAVGLPAVYVPLPHGNGEQSLNARPVVEAGGGVLVPDAELTGERVVAELVPLLRDPRLLADAGAAARSSGHADAADTLARMVLELVGAAPEPATQVLPPWRDR; this is translated from the coding sequence ATGACCGGCCCGTCGATAGTGGTCGCGGGTGGGGGGAGCGGCGGGCACATCGAGCCCGCGCTCGCGTTCGCCGACGCCGTGCGCGCGCTGCGGCCGGACGCGCGCATCACCGCGCTGGGCACCGAGAAGGGCCTGGACACCACGCTCATCCCGGCCCGCGGTTACCCGCTCGAGCTGATCCCGCCGGTGCCGCTGCCGCGCAAGCCGAGTGCCGACCTGCTGCGACTGCCGGGCAAGGTCCGCAGGGCGGTCACACGGGTGCGCGAGGTGCTCACCGGCGTCGGCGCCCAGGCCGTGGTCGGGTTCGGCGGCTACGTCGCGCTGCCCGCCTACCTGGGTGCCCGTGGGCGCGTGCCGATCGTCGTGCACGAGGCGAACGCCCGTGCCGGCCTGGCCAACAAGGTCGGCGCCCGCTTCGCCGACATCGTCGCGGTGGCGGTGCCGGGCAGCGGGCTGCCCGGTGAGCGGGTGGTCGGGATGCCGCTGCGGCGGTCGATCACCGCGCTGGACCGCCCGAGCCTGCGCCCGCAGGCCCGCAAGTTCTTCGGCCTGCAGCCGCACGGACCGGTGCTGCTGGTGTTCGGCGGCTCGCTCGGCGCCCGCACGCTCAACACCGCGGTGGCGGCTGCGCTGCCCGAGCTGCTGCGGGCCGGCATCGCGGTATTGCACGCGCACGGCAAGGGCGGCGAGCCCGCTCCGCCCGCGCGGGGGTACGTCGGCGTGCCGTACATCGAGCGGATGGACCTCGCCTACGCCGCCGCGGACGCCGTGCTCTGCCGGGCGGGCGCGACGACCGTCGCGGAGGTGTCGGCGGTGGGCCTGCCTGCCGTCTACGTGCCGCTGCCGCACGGCAACGGCGAGCAGTCGCTCAACGCCCGGCCGGTGGTCGAAGCCGGTGGCGGCGTGCTCGTCCCGGACGCGGAGCTCACCGGCGAGCGCGTGGTGGCCGAGCTGGTGCCGCTGCTGCGCGACCCGCGCCTGCTGGCCGATGCGGGCGCGGCCGCGCGCTCGTCGGGGCACGCCGACGCGGCTGACACTCTCGCCCGCATGGTTCTGGAACTGGTCGGGGCCGCCCCGGAGCCCGCCACCCAAGTGCTGCCGCCGTGGAGGGATCGATGA